Proteins from a single region of Orcinus orca chromosome 20, mOrcOrc1.1, whole genome shotgun sequence:
- the NAE1 gene encoding NEDD8-activating enzyme E1 regulatory subunit isoform X2, which yields MAQPGKLLKEQKYDRQLRLWGDHGQEALESAHVCLINATATGTEILKNLVLPGIGSFTIIDGNQVSGEDAGNNFFLQRSSIGKSPENLLDNDPSFFCRFTIVVATQLPESTLLRLADVLWSSQIPLLICRTYGLVGYMRIIIKEHPVIESHPDNALEDLRLDKPFPELREHFQSYDLDHMEKKDHSHTPWIVIIAKYLAQWYNETNGRIPKTYKEKEDFRDLIRQGILKNENGAPEDEENFEEAIKNVNTALNTTQIPSSIEDIFNDDRCINITKQTPTFWILARALKEFVAKEGQGNLPVRGTIPDMIADSGKYIKLQNVYREKAKKDAAAVGNHVAKLLQSIGQAPESISEKELKLLCSNSAFLRVVRCRSLAEEYGLHTVNKDEIISSMDNPDNEIVLYLMLRAVDRFHKQHGRYPGVSNYQVEEDIGKLKSCLTGFLQEYGLSIIVKDDYVHEFCRYGAAEPHTIAAFLGGAAAQEVIKVITKQFVIFNNTYIYSGMSQTSATFQL from the exons ATGGCGCAGCCGGGAAAGCTGCTTAAGGAGCAGAAGTACGACCGGCAGCTGAG GTTGTGGGGTGATCATGGGCAAGAGGCTTTAGAATCTGCTCATGTTTGCCTAATAAATGCAACAGCTACAGGAACTGAAATTCTTAAAAACTTGGTGCTACCAG GTATTGGTTCATTTACAATTATTGATGGAAATCAGGTCAGCGGAGAAGATGCTGGAAATAA ttttttccttcaGAGAAGCAGTATTGGCAAG AGTCCAGAAAACCTTCTAGACAATGATCCTTCATTTTTCTGTAGGTTTACCATTGTGGTTGCAACTCAGCTTCCTGAAAG TACATTACTACGTTTAGCAGATGTCCTCTGGAGTTCCCAAATCCCTCTTTTGATCTGTAGGACATATGGACTAGTTGGTTATATGAGGATCATTATAAAAGAACATCCAG TAATAGAATCTCATCCAGATAATGCATTAGAGGATCTACGACTGGATAAGCCATTTCCTGAACTGAGAGAACATTTTCAGTCTTATGATTTGGATCATATGGAAAAAAAG gacCATAGCCACACTCCATGGATTGTGATCATAGCTAAATATTTAGCACAGTGGTATAATGAA ACAAATGGACGAATACCTAAAAcgtataaagaaaaagaagacttcAGAGATTTGATTAGACAAG gAATTCTAAAGAATGAAAATGGGGCTCCGGAAGATGAAGAGAATTTTGAAGAAGCTATTAAAAATGTGAACACAGCACTAAATACAACTCAG ATCCCAAGCAGTATTGAAGATATATTTAATGATGATCGCTGCATAAATATCACCAAACag aCTCCGACATTTTGGATTTTAGCTCGTGCCTTAAAGGAATTTGTGGCCAAAGAGGGTCAAGGAAATTTACCTGTTCGAGGCACAATTCCTGATATGATTGCAGATTCaggcaaatatataaaactgCAAAATGT TTACcgtgaaaaagcaaagaaagatgcTGCTGCTGTGGGTAATCACGTTGCCAAATTGCTTCAGTCTATAGGCCAG GCACCAGAGTCCATTTcagagaaagaattaaaattactCT GCAGCAATTCTGCATTTCTTCGAGTGGTGAGATGTCGATCCTTAGCTGAAGAATATGGCTTGCATACAGTTAACAAGGATGAAATTA tttccaGCATGGACAATCCAGATAATGAGatagtattatacttaatgttacGGGCTGTTGATAGATTTCATAAACAACATGGTAGATATCCAG gggTATCTAACTATCAAGTTGAAGAAGATATAGGCAAGTTGAAGTCTTGTCTCACTGGCTTCCTTCAGGAATATGGATTATCCATAATAGTGAAAGATGATTATGTCCATGAATT TTGCAGATACGGAGCTGCTGAACCACACACCATTGCTGCATTCTTAGGGG GAGCTGCTGCTCAAGAGGTTATCAAAGTAATCACCAaacaatttgtaatttttaataatacttaCATTTATAGTGGCATGTCACAAACTTCAGCAACTTTCCAGTTGTAG
- the NAE1 gene encoding NEDD8-activating enzyme E1 regulatory subunit isoform X1, with protein MAQPGKLLKEQKYDRQLRLWGDHGQEALESAHVCLINATATGTEILKNLVLPGIGSFTIIDGNQVSGEDAGNNFFLQRSSIGKNRAQAAMEFLQELNNDVSGNFVEESPENLLDNDPSFFCRFTIVVATQLPESTLLRLADVLWSSQIPLLICRTYGLVGYMRIIIKEHPVIESHPDNALEDLRLDKPFPELREHFQSYDLDHMEKKDHSHTPWIVIIAKYLAQWYNETNGRIPKTYKEKEDFRDLIRQGILKNENGAPEDEENFEEAIKNVNTALNTTQIPSSIEDIFNDDRCINITKQTPTFWILARALKEFVAKEGQGNLPVRGTIPDMIADSGKYIKLQNVYREKAKKDAAAVGNHVAKLLQSIGQAPESISEKELKLLCSNSAFLRVVRCRSLAEEYGLHTVNKDEIISSMDNPDNEIVLYLMLRAVDRFHKQHGRYPGVSNYQVEEDIGKLKSCLTGFLQEYGLSIIVKDDYVHEFCRYGAAEPHTIAAFLGGAAAQEVIKVITKQFVIFNNTYIYSGMSQTSATFQL; from the exons ATGGCGCAGCCGGGAAAGCTGCTTAAGGAGCAGAAGTACGACCGGCAGCTGAG GTTGTGGGGTGATCATGGGCAAGAGGCTTTAGAATCTGCTCATGTTTGCCTAATAAATGCAACAGCTACAGGAACTGAAATTCTTAAAAACTTGGTGCTACCAG GTATTGGTTCATTTACAATTATTGATGGAAATCAGGTCAGCGGAGAAGATGCTGGAAATAA ttttttccttcaGAGAAGCAGTATTGGCAAG aaccgAGCTCAAGCCGCCATGGAATTCTTACAAGAATTAAATAACGATGTCTCTGGGAATTTTGTGgaagag AGTCCAGAAAACCTTCTAGACAATGATCCTTCATTTTTCTGTAGGTTTACCATTGTGGTTGCAACTCAGCTTCCTGAAAG TACATTACTACGTTTAGCAGATGTCCTCTGGAGTTCCCAAATCCCTCTTTTGATCTGTAGGACATATGGACTAGTTGGTTATATGAGGATCATTATAAAAGAACATCCAG TAATAGAATCTCATCCAGATAATGCATTAGAGGATCTACGACTGGATAAGCCATTTCCTGAACTGAGAGAACATTTTCAGTCTTATGATTTGGATCATATGGAAAAAAAG gacCATAGCCACACTCCATGGATTGTGATCATAGCTAAATATTTAGCACAGTGGTATAATGAA ACAAATGGACGAATACCTAAAAcgtataaagaaaaagaagacttcAGAGATTTGATTAGACAAG gAATTCTAAAGAATGAAAATGGGGCTCCGGAAGATGAAGAGAATTTTGAAGAAGCTATTAAAAATGTGAACACAGCACTAAATACAACTCAG ATCCCAAGCAGTATTGAAGATATATTTAATGATGATCGCTGCATAAATATCACCAAACag aCTCCGACATTTTGGATTTTAGCTCGTGCCTTAAAGGAATTTGTGGCCAAAGAGGGTCAAGGAAATTTACCTGTTCGAGGCACAATTCCTGATATGATTGCAGATTCaggcaaatatataaaactgCAAAATGT TTACcgtgaaaaagcaaagaaagatgcTGCTGCTGTGGGTAATCACGTTGCCAAATTGCTTCAGTCTATAGGCCAG GCACCAGAGTCCATTTcagagaaagaattaaaattactCT GCAGCAATTCTGCATTTCTTCGAGTGGTGAGATGTCGATCCTTAGCTGAAGAATATGGCTTGCATACAGTTAACAAGGATGAAATTA tttccaGCATGGACAATCCAGATAATGAGatagtattatacttaatgttacGGGCTGTTGATAGATTTCATAAACAACATGGTAGATATCCAG gggTATCTAACTATCAAGTTGAAGAAGATATAGGCAAGTTGAAGTCTTGTCTCACTGGCTTCCTTCAGGAATATGGATTATCCATAATAGTGAAAGATGATTATGTCCATGAATT TTGCAGATACGGAGCTGCTGAACCACACACCATTGCTGCATTCTTAGGGG GAGCTGCTGCTCAAGAGGTTATCAAAGTAATCACCAaacaatttgtaatttttaataatacttaCATTTATAGTGGCATGTCACAAACTTCAGCAACTTTCCAGTTGTAG
- the NAE1 gene encoding NEDD8-activating enzyme E1 regulatory subunit isoform X3 — protein sequence MAQPGKLLKEQKYDRQLRLWGDHGQEALESAHVCLINATATGTEILKNLVLPGIGSFTIIDGNQVSGEDAGNKFTIVVATQLPESTLLRLADVLWSSQIPLLICRTYGLVGYMRIIIKEHPVIESHPDNALEDLRLDKPFPELREHFQSYDLDHMEKKDHSHTPWIVIIAKYLAQWYNETNGRIPKTYKEKEDFRDLIRQGILKNENGAPEDEENFEEAIKNVNTALNTTQIPSSIEDIFNDDRCINITKQTPTFWILARALKEFVAKEGQGNLPVRGTIPDMIADSGKYIKLQNVYREKAKKDAAAVGNHVAKLLQSIGQAPESISEKELKLLCSNSAFLRVVRCRSLAEEYGLHTVNKDEIISSMDNPDNEIVLYLMLRAVDRFHKQHGRYPGVSNYQVEEDIGKLKSCLTGFLQEYGLSIIVKDDYVHEFCRYGAAEPHTIAAFLGGAAAQEVIKVITKQFVIFNNTYIYSGMSQTSATFQL from the exons ATGGCGCAGCCGGGAAAGCTGCTTAAGGAGCAGAAGTACGACCGGCAGCTGAG GTTGTGGGGTGATCATGGGCAAGAGGCTTTAGAATCTGCTCATGTTTGCCTAATAAATGCAACAGCTACAGGAACTGAAATTCTTAAAAACTTGGTGCTACCAG GTATTGGTTCATTTACAATTATTGATGGAAATCAGGTCAGCGGAGAAGATGCTGGAAATAA GTTTACCATTGTGGTTGCAACTCAGCTTCCTGAAAG TACATTACTACGTTTAGCAGATGTCCTCTGGAGTTCCCAAATCCCTCTTTTGATCTGTAGGACATATGGACTAGTTGGTTATATGAGGATCATTATAAAAGAACATCCAG TAATAGAATCTCATCCAGATAATGCATTAGAGGATCTACGACTGGATAAGCCATTTCCTGAACTGAGAGAACATTTTCAGTCTTATGATTTGGATCATATGGAAAAAAAG gacCATAGCCACACTCCATGGATTGTGATCATAGCTAAATATTTAGCACAGTGGTATAATGAA ACAAATGGACGAATACCTAAAAcgtataaagaaaaagaagacttcAGAGATTTGATTAGACAAG gAATTCTAAAGAATGAAAATGGGGCTCCGGAAGATGAAGAGAATTTTGAAGAAGCTATTAAAAATGTGAACACAGCACTAAATACAACTCAG ATCCCAAGCAGTATTGAAGATATATTTAATGATGATCGCTGCATAAATATCACCAAACag aCTCCGACATTTTGGATTTTAGCTCGTGCCTTAAAGGAATTTGTGGCCAAAGAGGGTCAAGGAAATTTACCTGTTCGAGGCACAATTCCTGATATGATTGCAGATTCaggcaaatatataaaactgCAAAATGT TTACcgtgaaaaagcaaagaaagatgcTGCTGCTGTGGGTAATCACGTTGCCAAATTGCTTCAGTCTATAGGCCAG GCACCAGAGTCCATTTcagagaaagaattaaaattactCT GCAGCAATTCTGCATTTCTTCGAGTGGTGAGATGTCGATCCTTAGCTGAAGAATATGGCTTGCATACAGTTAACAAGGATGAAATTA tttccaGCATGGACAATCCAGATAATGAGatagtattatacttaatgttacGGGCTGTTGATAGATTTCATAAACAACATGGTAGATATCCAG gggTATCTAACTATCAAGTTGAAGAAGATATAGGCAAGTTGAAGTCTTGTCTCACTGGCTTCCTTCAGGAATATGGATTATCCATAATAGTGAAAGATGATTATGTCCATGAATT TTGCAGATACGGAGCTGCTGAACCACACACCATTGCTGCATTCTTAGGGG GAGCTGCTGCTCAAGAGGTTATCAAAGTAATCACCAaacaatttgtaatttttaataatacttaCATTTATAGTGGCATGTCACAAACTTCAGCAACTTTCCAGTTGTAG
- the NAE1 gene encoding NEDD8-activating enzyme E1 regulatory subunit isoform X5: MEIRSAEKMLEIIFSFREAVLARFTIVVATQLPESTLLRLADVLWSSQIPLLICRTYGLVGYMRIIIKEHPVIESHPDNALEDLRLDKPFPELREHFQSYDLDHMEKKDHSHTPWIVIIAKYLAQWYNETNGRIPKTYKEKEDFRDLIRQGILKNENGAPEDEENFEEAIKNVNTALNTTQIPSSIEDIFNDDRCINITKQTPTFWILARALKEFVAKEGQGNLPVRGTIPDMIADSGKYIKLQNVYREKAKKDAAAVGNHVAKLLQSIGQAPESISEKELKLLCSNSAFLRVVRCRSLAEEYGLHTVNKDEIISSMDNPDNEIVLYLMLRAVDRFHKQHGRYPGVSNYQVEEDIGKLKSCLTGFLQEYGLSIIVKDDYVHEFCRYGAAEPHTIAAFLGGAAAQEVIKVITKQFVIFNNTYIYSGMSQTSATFQL; the protein is encoded by the exons ATGGAAATCAGGTCAGCGGAGAAGATGCTGGAAATAA ttttttccttcaGAGAAGCAGTATTGGCAAG GTTTACCATTGTGGTTGCAACTCAGCTTCCTGAAAG TACATTACTACGTTTAGCAGATGTCCTCTGGAGTTCCCAAATCCCTCTTTTGATCTGTAGGACATATGGACTAGTTGGTTATATGAGGATCATTATAAAAGAACATCCAG TAATAGAATCTCATCCAGATAATGCATTAGAGGATCTACGACTGGATAAGCCATTTCCTGAACTGAGAGAACATTTTCAGTCTTATGATTTGGATCATATGGAAAAAAAG gacCATAGCCACACTCCATGGATTGTGATCATAGCTAAATATTTAGCACAGTGGTATAATGAA ACAAATGGACGAATACCTAAAAcgtataaagaaaaagaagacttcAGAGATTTGATTAGACAAG gAATTCTAAAGAATGAAAATGGGGCTCCGGAAGATGAAGAGAATTTTGAAGAAGCTATTAAAAATGTGAACACAGCACTAAATACAACTCAG ATCCCAAGCAGTATTGAAGATATATTTAATGATGATCGCTGCATAAATATCACCAAACag aCTCCGACATTTTGGATTTTAGCTCGTGCCTTAAAGGAATTTGTGGCCAAAGAGGGTCAAGGAAATTTACCTGTTCGAGGCACAATTCCTGATATGATTGCAGATTCaggcaaatatataaaactgCAAAATGT TTACcgtgaaaaagcaaagaaagatgcTGCTGCTGTGGGTAATCACGTTGCCAAATTGCTTCAGTCTATAGGCCAG GCACCAGAGTCCATTTcagagaaagaattaaaattactCT GCAGCAATTCTGCATTTCTTCGAGTGGTGAGATGTCGATCCTTAGCTGAAGAATATGGCTTGCATACAGTTAACAAGGATGAAATTA tttccaGCATGGACAATCCAGATAATGAGatagtattatacttaatgttacGGGCTGTTGATAGATTTCATAAACAACATGGTAGATATCCAG gggTATCTAACTATCAAGTTGAAGAAGATATAGGCAAGTTGAAGTCTTGTCTCACTGGCTTCCTTCAGGAATATGGATTATCCATAATAGTGAAAGATGATTATGTCCATGAATT TTGCAGATACGGAGCTGCTGAACCACACACCATTGCTGCATTCTTAGGGG GAGCTGCTGCTCAAGAGGTTATCAAAGTAATCACCAaacaatttgtaatttttaataatacttaCATTTATAGTGGCATGTCACAAACTTCAGCAACTTTCCAGTTGTAG
- the NAE1 gene encoding NEDD8-activating enzyme E1 regulatory subunit isoform X4, with amino-acid sequence MEFLQELNNDVSGNFVEESPENLLDNDPSFFCRFTIVVATQLPESTLLRLADVLWSSQIPLLICRTYGLVGYMRIIIKEHPVIESHPDNALEDLRLDKPFPELREHFQSYDLDHMEKKDHSHTPWIVIIAKYLAQWYNETNGRIPKTYKEKEDFRDLIRQGILKNENGAPEDEENFEEAIKNVNTALNTTQIPSSIEDIFNDDRCINITKQTPTFWILARALKEFVAKEGQGNLPVRGTIPDMIADSGKYIKLQNVYREKAKKDAAAVGNHVAKLLQSIGQAPESISEKELKLLCSNSAFLRVVRCRSLAEEYGLHTVNKDEIISSMDNPDNEIVLYLMLRAVDRFHKQHGRYPGVSNYQVEEDIGKLKSCLTGFLQEYGLSIIVKDDYVHEFCRYGAAEPHTIAAFLGGAAAQEVIKVITKQFVIFNNTYIYSGMSQTSATFQL; translated from the exons ATGGAATTCTTACAAGAATTAAATAACGATGTCTCTGGGAATTTTGTGgaagag AGTCCAGAAAACCTTCTAGACAATGATCCTTCATTTTTCTGTAGGTTTACCATTGTGGTTGCAACTCAGCTTCCTGAAAG TACATTACTACGTTTAGCAGATGTCCTCTGGAGTTCCCAAATCCCTCTTTTGATCTGTAGGACATATGGACTAGTTGGTTATATGAGGATCATTATAAAAGAACATCCAG TAATAGAATCTCATCCAGATAATGCATTAGAGGATCTACGACTGGATAAGCCATTTCCTGAACTGAGAGAACATTTTCAGTCTTATGATTTGGATCATATGGAAAAAAAG gacCATAGCCACACTCCATGGATTGTGATCATAGCTAAATATTTAGCACAGTGGTATAATGAA ACAAATGGACGAATACCTAAAAcgtataaagaaaaagaagacttcAGAGATTTGATTAGACAAG gAATTCTAAAGAATGAAAATGGGGCTCCGGAAGATGAAGAGAATTTTGAAGAAGCTATTAAAAATGTGAACACAGCACTAAATACAACTCAG ATCCCAAGCAGTATTGAAGATATATTTAATGATGATCGCTGCATAAATATCACCAAACag aCTCCGACATTTTGGATTTTAGCTCGTGCCTTAAAGGAATTTGTGGCCAAAGAGGGTCAAGGAAATTTACCTGTTCGAGGCACAATTCCTGATATGATTGCAGATTCaggcaaatatataaaactgCAAAATGT TTACcgtgaaaaagcaaagaaagatgcTGCTGCTGTGGGTAATCACGTTGCCAAATTGCTTCAGTCTATAGGCCAG GCACCAGAGTCCATTTcagagaaagaattaaaattactCT GCAGCAATTCTGCATTTCTTCGAGTGGTGAGATGTCGATCCTTAGCTGAAGAATATGGCTTGCATACAGTTAACAAGGATGAAATTA tttccaGCATGGACAATCCAGATAATGAGatagtattatacttaatgttacGGGCTGTTGATAGATTTCATAAACAACATGGTAGATATCCAG gggTATCTAACTATCAAGTTGAAGAAGATATAGGCAAGTTGAAGTCTTGTCTCACTGGCTTCCTTCAGGAATATGGATTATCCATAATAGTGAAAGATGATTATGTCCATGAATT TTGCAGATACGGAGCTGCTGAACCACACACCATTGCTGCATTCTTAGGGG GAGCTGCTGCTCAAGAGGTTATCAAAGTAATCACCAaacaatttgtaatttttaataatacttaCATTTATAGTGGCATGTCACAAACTTCAGCAACTTTCCAGTTGTAG